The genomic interval TTGTTGGTTTTGGCTCAGTATTGTAGCCAGTCCTCTGCATTGTAGTGGTACAAAGTACCCCTTGTCCTTGCCAAGACAGCACAGATGAGGAGCATCTACACcatcacaatacaatacatgtatTAACAATACAACATAATAATGTGTCATGTGTGTCAAAGTCTGAAGCTGCAGGCGCTTAAAGTTGAGTGTACACAGAAGGGATTTCCCTGCACCTGAAGTGGAATGCTGCTACTGTTTTAAAAGCAATAATGTAGAATTCCTGAATAAAATTCAATACAAAGTGGAACATACAGGAGTACACAGGAATGATCCAACCTAGCAATAACCCCCAGGTGAATatggagaaaaatgaaaaagcatacACTCTCATGTTACTCTTGCTGTGACCCCGATTTTGCTCTCCCAGTCATCCCATGTTCCACACTTCCTCCCATCTACCACTGGGGTCAGTAAAGGACCGTTTACTGATTTCTGTCTCCAGGGGGCGCCTGAAGCAGAACAGCTTCTGCTATagtgaccccctcccccagccttcCTCCTGGGCTGCTTGGCGTGCTTGCTGCACACATCACTGCAGATCAGGGCCTACAGCCCAACTTCCCTACTTACAGCCTGCAGCCACTGCTCTGTCCCTACACTCGCCTTTCAGTGTTGTCCACCAGTTAGTTAACTCTTTCCTCCTCAGAAGAACtttgtttccatttatttcatCTGTTTAGCCAGGCCAGCATAGGCATAATGTTGtgcttgatgtttttttttctttcttatggAATTAGCAGTGTGCTCTGCTGAGCTAGCTTTGACTCTCCAGCTCCCTCCTTTCCTGGTTCTGTGTAACAAGTTCAGCATGCACTTTCTTTCCCTCAGAAGAAATATGGCAACACTTTGTGCTCTCAACACTCTTCAGGACAGAAGAACGTTTTCCTCAGAAATCATAACACAGTATGCAAAGAACTCACACAGCTAAGGTCAACTATTGTGGAGTATCTTTGCTGAATATTTTGACAGGTTCAGATATTTTACTGGactgcaaaaaagaaacagattcAGCTCATTCTTCTAGaccaaaatgttcattttctcttCAGTATTTACAAATATTGGCTAACTAAAATGTGACATGCTATATAGCTCACTGTAGACTCACAAAGAGGGTGAGACGGTCTTCACAGCCGTGTATGGTGAACGTCATCATACTTGCCTTTACACATCAGGTATAGAGGGAATTATTGTGCAGATGTCCTGATTGTGTTATTATGTGCTGACCCAAACCTGAAGAAGGCAGCCACGATCATAATTTAATCCTTTTCTACATTATATCACCACACAAATTTATCAGTCCAGGGTGCAGGTATGGAATTCTTAAATGAAGAAGCAAATAACAGTATGCATCTACCCTGCGATAGCAAGGCTTCTCTATGAGGCTTGCCCATTTCCTTGAATAGAAATGGGCCGATGCAGAAGTACATGAATTGAAGTATTCAATCAGCACATGAGATGTGTTAGTAAAAAAGCAAGCCAGGGGGAACACCATGAGAAGCACAATACAGCACTTTATTGTTCAGAAATGCTTAAAcgaaaaaatacaaacaaatgaaaatataacaaattaACATACATACAGTGAGTCATATATTAATAATGAGAAATGTTCACAACACCGTGGTAGCAGGTGTCAATTCTCTAAAAAGTAAAACTATTCAAAAGTGGTACAGCTCTGTCGAGGCTGCTTTAAACACAGTCTAGACTACAAAGTACATACTTATGGAATAATGAAATTGGTAAAACTTTGTGACAGATTGAGGGGGTGTTGGTACGAATACAGTTCTCATCGCAGAACCAAAGTTATCATTTAccgcaaaaaacaaacaaaataagcaaGGGATTATGTTCCtttaaatttgcatttcatATATAGATacattattttgtgaaatactatggttttgtaaaaaaagaaaaaaaaaagaaagaaaaaaaggtgccAGCCACTAAAGCAAGTTTTATCCATAGGGGAAAGTGgacaattgtttttttcacttaTGAGTCTAGCTTGTGCACAAAAAGTAGCAAATTTATCATGGATGCACAATAGCAATGTGATGAGTCTCTTCAAACAGTTCTAAAAGACTGTACAAATATACACTAACTACCTTTATTCTGTATGACTATATGAAAAAATTAgggatttaaattttttttcatccttaAAACTATTAATTTGTAACATGTCATTTTTGCCCCAATTCACGtggcaaaataaacatttcagtaaGTAAATATTGGAATACCTAAAGAAAGTAAACTCAAGGCAAAACTTAACTTTTTTGTACCATTTGGTTGGTGCATCctcaacattttgttttcctgccCAGAAAACAAGCAGTTTCATTCCTGCCACTGTGGAACATTAACATAAAGCAGTCAAGTTTGCCTTTTACATGGACTTGCTATGCTGTTGGATGGCTTAAGTGTGAACTCCAAGAAGGAGGAGCCTttcctaccccctccccctttaccACCCATGACCATTTCAAGTCTTAAGTTCTGGTGTAGTGGGGCTTGGGCatggtctgtgtgtatgtaagtgtattTGTGTATCTGTCGGTGTGTATTCCTCATGCCTGCTGGCTGCTCAACCCCACACCTCCAGACAGCATGCCGGTCCCTGGCTCCTTGCCTCCAGCTGCTTGATCCAGCAGTAGGGCTTCTTGCCTGCCCTCTCCATTGCCCTGGCTGCTGCTGCCCTGCCATGCTGAAGAATGGCTCTTCCCTAGCACCGATACtgcctcctcctttctccccgGCCTCTCTTGCTGCTTGGCTGGCCCATATCCATTCTCACCATGAGACCCCTCCGTTTCCCAGGGCCCTTCCTCTGAGTCTGAGCCACATGGAGAACTCACCTGGGGGGTGGCTCCCTTTGCCTGGTTGAGCCTGTCGTTGTTCACGGAACTCTCCTTCacatcatcttcctcttcctccgtgGTGTCAGCTTCCATTCTATGTGCTGCTTCTTCACCGCTTCCTTCTCCTATCTCCATCAGCTCTTCAGCAGGAGTGTCTCTTTCATTAGACCgttttcctcctttctcttcctccttctcaccctcctcctctgACCCACTCTCGGAGTCCAGGGCAATGGGTTCTGACTGCTGTTCAGTTCTTTGTTTTAAGGTGCATTCGATTGTCTTGTTTTGGTCACTTCTGCCTACAACAGGTGTGGACCCGGCCTTGGCACTGTTAGGCCGCTGTGGCCCTTGGCTACAGTTGGCATTCACACCTTGTTTCCCCTGCTTGAGTaaggctgcagcagctgcagcgctCTCCTCCAGGCGGCGGTTGATGGAGTCTGCTGAACGACCCATGTATGTTTTGGACGTTCggctttcctcctcctctttgctCTCAAAAAACCACTCGGGGTCAAAGTTCAATTCGTGCTTGAGCTGGTTGACCTCCCGCATGCTGAAGCCAAACAGCACCGCTGGTTTTTTAGACTCACAGTCGCGAACACACTTCCTGCGCCGGTTGGCGAAGTGGCTGGAGATGTCTGACTTCCACAGCCACAGGCTGGCAGCCAGCTTCTCCACCTCACGGCGTGACGGATAAGGTTGCCTGTTGAAGTACTCTGTCAGGAAGGCCTTGCGTGCTTCATAGGACTCATCCTCATGACCCTTGGGGTCCAGTGCTAAGACAACTGGCTCTTCTGGCTTCTCCACAAAAGCGGGGCTGTGCTCTTGGTCCACCTTCCGCCGCTTCAGGAAAGCTGGGTCTGAGTGCTCAAGTTCACGCTTGAGGGATGCCACACCTGTTGGGTGGGACACCCTTGTGGGTGCACTAGGCTTCTCCTGCCCGTTCTGTGTCTTGCCTACACCACGGCAGTGCACAAGGTGCAGTGTGATGGTGGAGGCCGTCATGTTGCTGGTATAGACACCAAGGCAGTGGATGCACTTGTAAGTCAGCTTCTTCTCCACAGGGTGCACTGTCTGGATCACCTGGTGCCTCTCCCTCAGGTGGTGCGCCAGTGCATCGGAGATGGGCCCCTTCAGGATGGAGAAGCAGAGTGGGCAAAGCGTCTTGCCCACATCCTTCTTGTATGGCACGGCAGCCTGTGGCGCACTCTTCACGGGCACATCAAGGCTGTCTGGCATCTTAGGGGGCGTCTTTTTGCTCTGGGCAGCAGAAGAGTTGATCTGGGCATGGAAGGCAACAGACTCCTCCGGAGCATCCCGCATGTTGTAGGTGGTGACAATCAGCTGGATGTTCTTGGGGTTTCCCTGCTGGAGGGTGAGGTCGAAAGTGAGAGGAGAGTCTGTGCGTGGACCAACAACCTCAACTGGATGGACCACTCGCATGTGGGCTACCATTTTCTCCACGTCGTTGAAGGTGGCACGGCAATGGGGGCAGGACAGACCGTGGATCAGCATGTGGTTGAGGAGAGTGTCGCTGGGCAGGTAACGGTTACAGTACAGACACTTGCTGGTAAAGTTGTGGATCTTCATGATATAATTTGCTACAGCAGGTACCTTTTCAGCTTTGTGCTCTTTCTCAAAGTGCGCACTGTACACATTTTCAGGGAAGAGCTCATTGCAGATGGTGCAGATCTTCCACTTCTGTGTGTAGGAGGTGCCAAGAATGGAAGTGCCCCCTTTCTTAGCTGCAACCGAGGCCACagtggcagcagcagcctgtACTCGTGAGGGCAGTGATCCGGGCTTGAGTGTggaggaagatgatgaggaAGAGGTCCCTGACTGCAAGCTCCGACCTTCCACTAACCCAACAGCCCCTGGGCTGCGAACATTGCCACCGGGCAGGTGCTGCTTGACAGTGTGTGACTGCTGTGGGACAGAAACCTGCGCATTGCCGGGCAATGTGATGCGCACCTGCTGGCCTCCGCTAGAGAAGGTCTGCGTTGTGCCCCCACTCTTTAGCGCATACGGCCCCTGCTTCAGATGAACCCCGGACAGCAGCCCCGTTGAGTTTAGGCCAGCTTTGGGGATGACGATCCGACTCAGCTGCTGGGTGGAAAGGGGTCGCACACCGGTGGTTACCAGGGCACCCTTCTGTGTCACTCCCAGAATTCCCTTGTCCTGGGTCTTTGGCGAGAGTAGCATGATAGGTTTGGACCTGGGCACCACCACATTGGTGTGGCCAATCATGGCAGTGACCTGGTAGCCAATGCGTTCATGGTCCTCAATGACATGCTGTACCAGTGCCTCATAGGAGCGAGGAACGAAGAGGCAGCGCTTACAGTGGAGGGCGTCTTCGCGGGCGGAGCTGGTGTTCCCGGCAGCGGCACCATTGATAGACTTTTCGCCAGGCTTGGCCATGTAAGGAGCGGCCACATGCTGGAAGTGTTCCCTGTAGATGTGCTTGCGCACCACGTTGTACAGCGGGTCACGGTAGGTGCACTTCTTGCAGTAGTACACTGCCTGCTCCACGCTGTCGGCTGGCCTGGGCTTTTGGCTGATGTCCAGTCGTGTTGGATCCTTCAACCCCACTTGCGTGCCACCCATCCCTTGCCGAACCACATTGTTGGGCATATGGAACAGCTTGATGTGTGTCTCCAGGGTCTTTTTGTTCCCATTGTAGGTGCAGTAGGGGCAATTAAGCAGTATTCGGCTCTCAAAGTCTTCGCTGTGCACATTGCGGAAGTGGCTCTTGTAGGCCGAGAAGAACTTGGAGGAGAAGGGGCAGCCAGAGCAGCAGAACGGCTTTGACCTGTAGTCCTGGGCCACCCAATCAAGAGAGAGAAGCAAGGGTAAGCTCCAGCATGAAATAAACAAGGGATTATCAGAATCTAGAAAAGATTTAAGAACTTGGTGGTCAATACAGAGGTAAAGTGATAATGTGTGCTTGGATGGACACTAAGgttttctcaaaataaaaaaggagtaattatttattgatCTACACAGAGAATGAATATTAAAGTACTGACTAGCACATAGAGGCCAGCGACTTTCAGTGTGCATTGAGACGTACTGAGTGGATAACCAGTGTCTAGAAGTTTTTTCCACTGTCTACAACTGAAAACCAATATGTGAACAAGTATGTGATGATAGAGAGGATACAAGGGTGGTGGTGAATGTGCAACCCACCTGGAGTTTAGTTAATGATGGATCCCAAAGACACACATCATCCCAGGTAGTGTTCTTCACATAGAAGTCATTGGGGACAAAATCCTTAAAATCCTATACAAGGGGGAGATAAAAGGAATaagtgtaaaaacaaataacttcATAAATCATGAATATACAGAGGAGAGAGCGTGTTAAACACTTTTAGTCACACATATACATTATACTGACTTGATATAAAAAAGTTGTGTCTTGGAAGTATCTTGTCATTATTTACCAATATTGCTGTAGAAGAGTCACTGCACCACAAGTTTTTTTAACCAATACATACAGTTAGACGTGACATGAAATTTTTCAttcaaagtgcaaaaaaaaaaactttcaaaaagaaaatacagcaaTGACTCCCACTGGCCATAAGGAGTTTATAGAGCAGATATCTTCAAGAGGCCAATATTCCATGTAAAAACACATCTCCATGGTTGCACAGACAAATACTTCCGTCCATTAATATTTACAGAACACTTTAACATTCAACAAAGTAACTGATGTTTTGATGCTGCTCAAACAATATTTCGGCATCAATTTATACTAATTTGCTATGactaaaaatgtaacaatgatTAAACAATTACTTGTGcattcccccccacccataTCAAATGGGAGCCAATAAAATATTCTTCACTTTCATAGACCAATCTAGTATTTCAAGTACTGCGGGTCTTATTTGCTGTGTGAGTGAAGACTACCTTTACTTTACCCCTTGCTTCCAAGCAAATAACAACCCCCCAACAGCCCATCTCCCAGCACCTTAAGTGCGCTCACTTCTGTAGGACACAACACATCAGACAACTCGGAGATGCATGCAACAGAAGTCTACCATAATGGTTGGTGTTTCCCTAGAACCGACATGCTCAGAAGCAGGAATGGCACATTTCCCAGTGCTAATAACAGTAAGAGCATAGCACATAACAGCTGTGCACTTACCTGGATGTGGTCTTTGCAGTACTCCAAACCAATGTCCCCCAGAACTTTCTTCACGTTTTTCCTGGCTTTACGTAAACTGCCAAGGTTGTTCACTGGAAGCTGAAACATGTTTTTCGCCTGAAgtccaaaaacaacaaacaatgtGTAATTTATTCCAAGTCTACTTAACCAGAAATCAGGACATTTTGTTGTCCAAtccaccacccaccaccacaccccccacccccaaaaaataaatttatatcttcataaataaataaatatctccaGCAAAAAGTCCACAACCCCTGCAAACCAAACCGTGGCATTAGAAATGGCAACCTCTTTCACTTTTACAATacaatttaggcatttagcagacgctcttatccaaggTGAGTGCATAGCATAGCTACATTTTTAACACacaatccatttgtacagctggacgTTAACTTAAGGCTtttgggttaagtaccttggaTAAAGGGTACTACAGTACGCATTGAAGTTTCATAcggtaataaaaatattattaaccTGTAAGTCTAGGGTGAGCTGGTAATTAAATAAAGAGTTAGAGGTTCTTtacaattttttctttaaaatcctTTTTGCATCCTGTCAATCGAGCTGCTGCACAAAATTACAGCATCTAAACTGAGCTTCAGATTGTTCTGctcaatgtcatttttaaattttagacTGACTATTGCCAGGTTACAGGTCAAAGGGGAAatctaaaaaaaagtaattcaaatTTTTATAAAACCATGTATACATGACTAAGTAAATCGCAACTGAAGTGAAAATCTCCAAGCAAAAAAAGATGGGGTCACGTAACGGCCCTGACTGAGTTGACATGGAATGACCTTCGACTACAACCATGATCTAACAATAAGAATGATCAAGAGATTAATCTAAATATGTTACCTACTTTTGctcagtgattttaaaatgagattaatGTAGgcttactgtaaatgtaattatctgactaaacaaacaaaagctgcAGAAGCAGGTGTGTCTATGCAGAATACATCACGGTCACCATCAGATGCAGATTTTACgaaaacacattcacaaccaaCAATAATGGATTCAAACACATAAACTAACAgccaaacaaaattatttgtgttttttgctcAGTAAAATTCTGTTAAAAATCACACTTGATGATGCGGATGCACTGTAGGCAAACCACTTCCTGAATTGTGAAACTTCCAAGAATTTGGAGTCAGGTCAGCCTTTACAGGTGATCCAGCTCAAATCATAGCATCTAACCTGATCCCAGACAGAACTGATCCCCAGCATTCCAGCATGCAATGGCAAAGTACAGGAGTCTTGAACACAAAGCAAAGTTAGCTCCAGACACAGCTAACAAAAGCTATAGCTTTACCTAAAAATGGTGTGAACATCAATGGTTCCATAATCAATCTGGCCTCCAATAGTGCCGGACTGGGATTGTCTCACTAATCAGAAGCCATGGAGTTACAGTACAGTAGTACAGTACTGAAGGATAATgctggctgattggctgacaggcTGTTCGACTTGCTTGCTTTCTCCCATCGCTTGTAGATGGCGCTACAGAGCGCCTCTGCCTCCCTGTTATGTAAGCTTCCCAGCTCAGCCTTTGCAGCCTCTCCCCGTGATCACAGAATGGCGCCTCCTATTGAGTCAGCAGCGGTGCCCAACATCTACGACATGTctgcagtggtttttttttttttttgggtgggggcagggtcTAGCCTGCCCTGCTTAGGGTAGCTGGTACAGCACGCACAGACACTATCCAGCTGTAGACTGAATTCGTACGAAACTGACTAGGGAGGTAATATTTGAATCTTTTCTACTGTCATCGAAAACCATAAAATATCAACGATGTCTGAAAAACTTTTTGAGTATTCAAAATGGCACAGCCTGACACACTATATAATTTGGCAAAGCTTGCCGTCACGTTTCAGAAAAGATGTTAGCTATTACCCCTCACAAAAATCGAACAATCAAAAGAGGGAAATGTTACATCAACAGTGAACAATGAAAAGTTATTACGGGgtgcaataaaaaacaatatgcgAGGTGTCATTTAGACCAGTGGTACTGTTGGGTGCATTTAATTGGCTAGACTAGTCAAAGACCCACATGGTTAAAGTATATTAACATGCTTTCCTCTCATTAATTGCCACAAGAAATAACTGTTATTTGGATATACGGGTGAGGAGAGCCGATTCCACAGGAAGACCGCACTCTTAGTCGGTAGAGGCTCCATCAACAGCCAGCCAGCAAGCTAACATACCTGCAAATATGTCGAGACGCAAGGATCGACAGCTCAGAGCTACATACATTGTGCTTTCTTGTGAGCATCGCAAGGGAAAGGCTTCCAAAATGAATGATGAATACACGTAAGTTTATATGTGGAACGCGGCTGGAATAACTAATGTTAGTTAACCACTACTGTGTCCAGTGAGTAGCATTGATACATCGCGACACCTAGTTTACAAACAACAGGAGTCACATTCATTTAAGCTGTCAACGTGTTGCAAACTGGTTGACTGATATACAGTACTGATTGCTTGCAAGAAGATTAACGTCATATAGCGAATGTTAGCACGTTGCTGAGGGAGGAGGATTGGTGAGATGGACCGagggaaaaaacattccatcaATTGTTATTGTAATCGCTGGTGCCGACccggctctctcctctcctgcaatGTTCGTCTCAGACTCCGTGCGGATATCTGAAAAATGACTGATCACTATTCCGAACATGCAGATCCGGTAACTACTTGTAAATTTAACGTTATCTAAATCACAATTAATGTTTCCATCCCCTCATTGCCACCCACAAATTCGCGCTATCTAGTGAGCTAGCTGCCAAGGAAGCTTGCTAGTTTGAGAGCGAAAACGTccggctagctaacgttagccagctagtAGAAATCCTTTGTCAAAAGAAAACGAACATCAGCCTCGGTTTACACTGTTGGTcccattaaattaaatcagctTGCTAGCTAGGCAGCAGTTACCCACCTGGTGTTTACCCACAGCATTCCTACAACTCGCGAGGAAACAGATTCGCAATGTgggctagcaagctaacgttagataAATATACAGCtagcttagctagctaacagagCAACCCTCTCCATTTTCATCGACCTTACAAAGAGGAAAAGGGACGTTATGTTAGCTGGCTAACGACACCTTGCTAGCCTGCTAGCAGTGTAACATTAGCTATGGCTTGATAGCGGTGTCGGTCCACTTTACCTGTCTGAAATTCGGTACCCAGTTCAAGGCTATTCGTGTACCCCAAAACCCGCAATGGAGACAAAGGGTggccgctgctctctctctgcctcctcttcctcacactgGGCAGCCGGACGAGCCACTTCGCCGTCTGATCTCCAGGCGGACACACCACACCGAAAGAGGGAGCTCGACTCCGTTTACTATCCGACCCGGagctgtccttctctctctctgttcggTTGCCGGTGATGAAGTAATGTATCACTGTaactcatttacatttataatccTTACTAAATTATATAGTTAATGAAGGGGGATGACTCGAGGTAACGTTATTGCAGACACTACAATGAGCCATATAACAGATGTTCTCTAGcactattattattcataatcaatctttctttccctcttcttCCACAGCTTAGACCCTCCAGTCCAGAACCTACCCCTCCAAAATGGCGTACGAAAAAGACCGGAAGTGACATATGTATCCAATTAGCATAAGAGACCTATTGTGCCGATCGAGACAAGTTGAGTTGAAGAATACTAGCTGACAAGGACCCGGGGGGTACCTAAACTTTACCTGCTGGAGAAACATATATGCTCACAATGGATTTCTCTTTCAGTAGGCTATAAAACAACATTAGTCGGAGGCTGTTTTTCCAAGTGCATGAAATATAGGGTACAAATGTAAGTACCAACTTGCAGCCAATAGGGGGCATCATTGCTTCGAGCTTTGTAACTATGCTTTGGTGACCAATTCAAAATGGAATGACGAACGCATGCGTTGAAAGCCTACATCTGGCGCCTTCCCCTGGCGGATGGTCGGATGTATACAGTGCCTCACAACTTCCACAGCGTTGAACGGATGGATTCGTTCACATGGCGGCGCTGTGCATATCATTGTGCATGACTCACCCggactacttttttttttctttatttttttgtaggtgtggagcagtgattaTACCAGCATAATTTACGTGCTTTATCCACGAATAGAAGATTGGATGATGGTTGACCCATAATGGTTCAGGGGTCACATGCAAAATATGGTTTATATTGGCTGTTGGTTTACTGTAACTTCAGTTCAGTCCCTCTGAATTCTTGTAGGGATGACAACATTTGCTCTATTTTATTTCAAGGCCAAACTAGCCTGCTACTCAATACACTATGGCTGTTGCATCTATTTTTCTCCTGTAAAATGGATTACAGAAAGTATGCCGGTGTATACATAACTGAAAGGtgtatgaaaataatgcataaaatataaaccCTGATACATCACACTTCAAAATTCATTACATACGTATCTTTGTTTCTGGTACCTGAGTAGATTTCAAAGTATGGTCCCACATTTTCCCTCCAAAAGTAGAAGTTTTACCTCACTCTGGTGACACAATCCTTTCAGCTGTGTGAAACATCagttttttaaaacgtttttaaacacagcacacctggaCAATTAGAATAAGACCATTAAAACTTATCTCTACAAACAGGGTCATAGTACAGTACTTCCAGCTTTGTCAGTAATATCACTCAATATCTCTCAAGAAAAGTTTATTGACTTAAATAAAACCAATCCAATTAAGTTTGCCCagcattgtaaaatatttattttctcaggtCTTACAATAAGCACAGGTCAACTTAGTTGATTCTTAGTGTAATGAGGGCATTacgattatatatatatactctgaTATGTGTCATACAAAGCAAGTGATTAAGAAGTTTCTTTCTCCACAGTTATTTGTAGCTACAATATgcagcagaatgttttttttaaatggccaatTTTTGTTAAAGCATAGAAAATATGTGATATTGATGTAAAGATTAAGAGAGAACAATTTTGCATTGGGTTGACTCATGATGCTATAGAAAGGGGCTACACAGgcttagacccccccccccccctcccccatgcagTCATGTGGAGCTTCTGAGCGGCACAATTCTAGCCTGCATTCAAGGGAGAAGTTAATGGGGTATACAGGACCGATCCTAGGTGAACTAAGTTAGCCAAGACAAACATCAGAAACAAATTGTCTATGGAATGATATAAACCTCATGTTGTGGCAAAAAGAGTCAGAAGTCCTTTCAAAAAAGAGACTATTTCATTTCCTCCCAGTTTTGATTCTCCATAAACACGATCCACGAATGAGATTGGAACCTgtcaagagagagaaaataaattgaaaagatACATGCTTGTAGGCAGATCTTTCACTGAATGGCACGAAAACAGAatcattaaagaaaacagaTATCTGCAAAGTCAACaaatcaaaaattttgtatCAGAAGGGTCTCACCTCTCCAATACTGTAGCCTAACTGCCGGGCTCTGACAATCATCTCCATCTGGAAAACATAGCCCTTGGACACGCATTTCTCCACCAACTGCTCCAGCACCTCTTTCTTGTAGAGCCtaaaaacaatcaaatcaaaaaatattgttgttgctACACAGCATCACCTTCAAAATGACATGATCATGCAATGGCTTCAGGAAAGAAGGGgctaaaaatgtagaaatgtagaattcataaaaatgaatccaGTACAAAGAGTATTTTCATATAgacgaaaataaaaaaataataaaatgaagggaaataataaatataaaattttgtttttgtgaaaaaaatatacagcataACAGCTTGCCTTTTGGTTTGTGAGCTGTCCGTGGTGCTAACGCTATTGACACAACATAAATGGAACTGCATTGCTTTTATGAATACTTCTGTATTGACACACTGTATCCTATTAATAaataactgcagagtgaaatttaatttaaaagcagGTCATAATCATAAgcaagaaatcataggacagtaTTGTAATttcaactgaaaaagaaaaacatttttatatagcaCACATTTCCTGTATAGAAATAATTACACTTAAAcacattatgctacactgtacaatgaaaataaatatacattgcaaaaatatacaatatattac from Anguilla rostrata isolate EN2019 chromosome 11, ASM1855537v3, whole genome shotgun sequence carries:
- the adnpb gene encoding activity-dependent neuroprotector homeobox b; the protein is MFQLPVNNLGSLRKARKNVKKVLGDIGLEYCKDHIQDFKDFVPNDFYVKNTTWDDVCLWDPSLTKLQDYRSKPFCCSGCPFSSKFFSAYKSHFRNVHSEDFESRILLNCPYCTYNGNKKTLETHIKLFHMPNNVVRQGMGGTQVGLKDPTRLDISQKPRPADSVEQAVYYCKKCTYRDPLYNVVRKHIYREHFQHVAAPYMAKPGEKSINGAAAGNTSSAREDALHCKRCLFVPRSYEALVQHVIEDHERIGYQVTAMIGHTNVVVPRSKPIMLLSPKTQDKGILGVTQKGALVTTGVRPLSTQQLSRIVIPKAGLNSTGLLSGVHLKQGPYALKSGGTTQTFSSGGQQVRITLPGNAQVSVPQQSHTVKQHLPGGNVRSPGAVGLVEGRSLQSGTSSSSSSSTLKPGSLPSRVQAAAATVASVAAKKGGTSILGTSYTQKWKICTICNELFPENVYSAHFEKEHKAEKVPAVANYIMKIHNFTSKCLYCNRYLPSDTLLNHMLIHGLSCPHCRATFNDVEKMVAHMRVVHPVEVVGPRTDSPLTFDLTLQQGNPKNIQLIVTTYNMRDAPEESVAFHAQINSSAAQSKKTPPKMPDSLDVPVKSAPQAAVPYKKDVGKTLCPLCFSILKGPISDALAHHLRERHQVIQTVHPVEKKLTYKCIHCLGVYTSNMTASTITLHLVHCRGVGKTQNGQEKPSAPTRVSHPTGVASLKRELEHSDPAFLKRRKVDQEHSPAFVEKPEEPVVLALDPKGHEDESYEARKAFLTEYFNRQPYPSRREVEKLAASLWLWKSDISSHFANRRRKCVRDCESKKPAVLFGFSMREVNQLKHELNFDPEWFFESKEEEESRTSKTYMGRSADSINRRLEESAAAAAALLKQGKQGVNANCSQGPQRPNSAKAGSTPVVGRSDQNKTIECTLKQRTEQQSEPIALDSESGSEEEGEKEEEKGGKRSNERDTPAEELMEIGEGSGEEAAHRMEADTTEEEEDDVKESSVNNDRLNQAKGATPQVSSPCGSDSEEGPWETEGSHGENGYGPAKQQERPGRKEEAVSVLGKSHSSAWQGSSSQGNGEGRQEALLLDQAAGGKEPGTGMLSGGVGLSSQQA